One Aethina tumida isolate Nest 87 chromosome 5, icAetTumi1.1, whole genome shotgun sequence genomic window carries:
- the LOC109600318 gene encoding formin-2-like isoform X5 has protein sequence MYKCKCKITCHGQPEYKRHMSVPAEPCKSVSTDTPVLKKLAPLTLSKAELESKVSKPKFVPEKLDFQLYEKFEGHQLVNWYLSEVNDKAYLNEFLSGSDLKILAVQFCTHLLAAGVLRQIPDKNVEISNIFKPDCMYYWTHAETPVSMPQTPGRLSMVSWPPTSDSDVFISPTGQSELLDHLEFRAASELKGTVRDVEFLALEEEVKRLNQELDKYRTLVEIQALTDNARKDFASPVEEAKTICDTKGKINEATKEDRADGVGVNVEVQTIVQMKSVEVQTVEEETSRRDVDVQTDIKQCKDVGSMIDNNEGDSAQDKTKITNSETIPSPTLPTIAPPPPPMPITIVSSPPPMATPPPPPPPSLSGMCGPPPPPMPDACGPPPPPMPGMGAPPPPPPLPGMAGPPPPPMPGMSGPPPPPMPSMNGPPPPPMPGMGGPPPPPMPGMSGPPPPPMPGMGGPPPPPIPGMPPPPPMMGGGPPPPPPPLGGPTPLPAPPAGGWNPQKAVAPTFPVPLALRKTPINPSVPMKPLYWTRIVAQNTAAEEPSSALWTQIDELPLEDLHEFTDLFSRQVIVRTPTVKKEVKKTKVEAVKLLDSKRSQNVGILAQSLHVDFQEIENAVYNFDTSIVSLEALQQIYEVRANSEELSMIKDHLATKPEIPLDKPEQFLYELSEISNFAERISCLMFQVEFEDSISTISHTLTNLRTACEYLVKSKELKEVLAIILTLGNYMNGGNMTRGQADGFGLEILPKIRDVKSNKDSKVTLLHYVIRIYLKKIETPFEPNLSLPVPEPGDIRRAASVNFDELKQDLHKLQKQLKDCERCTEKVIQASTEENLQPFKDKMTNFLENSKKHLAAEFENLEDCQQEFIKTMKFYLFKPKTGTLESYPPNSFFELWLPFCVDFKDIFKNELIRLEKERIQEIKKKENERLSEIKTIKERENGLKAKIKRYQAKQKIN, from the exons atgtataagtgtaaatgtaaaatcacGTGCCATG GACAACCGGAGTACAAGAGACACATGTCAGTGCCTGCGGAGCCCTGCAAGTCAGTATCGACGGACACCCCCGTGTTGAAGAAACTCGCACCCCTCACACTAAGCAAAGCGGAGTTGGAATCGAAAGTTTCCAAGCCGAAGTTTGTGCCGGAGAAGTTGGACTTTCAGTTATACGAAAAGTTCGAAG GTCATCAGTTGGTGAATTGGTATCTTTCTGAGGTGAACGACAAAGCCTACCTCAATGAGTTCCTGAGCGGTTCCGACTTAAAGATTCTGGCTGTCCAATTCTGCACGCACCTCCTGGCGGCGGGTGTCCTCCGACAGATTCCAGACAAGAACGTCGAAATATCGAATATATTCAAG CCAGATTGTATGTACTACTGGACCCATGCGGAGACGCCGGTTTCGATGCCCCAAACACCAGGTCGCCTCAGCATGGTCTCGTGGCCACCCACCTCCGACTCGGATGTATTCATCTCACCGACGGGCCAATCGGAATTGCTCGACCATCTCGAATTTCGGGCGGCGTCGGAGCTCAAGGGCACAGTCCGCGACGTCGAATTCTTAGCTCTTGAGGAGGAGGTGAAGCGCCTCAACCAGGAGCTGGACAAGTACCGCACCTTGGTCGAAATCCAGGCACTGACCGACAATGCCAGGAAGGATTTCGCGTCTCCTGTTGAGGAGGCGAAAACGATCTGTGATACTAAAGGTAAGATTAATGAAGCGACCAAAGAAGACAGAGCTGATGGTGTTGGAGTGAACGTCGAAGTGCAAACCATCGTTCAGATGAAATCTGTTGAAGTACAAACAGTTGAAGAGGAAACGAGTCGTAGAGATGTTGATGTACAAACAGACATAAAACAATGTAAAGACGTGGGATCAATGATAGACAATAATGAAGGCGATTCTGCCCAAGACAAAACGAAAATTACCAATTCTGAGACAATTCCTTCTCCTACACTTCCAACAATCGCACCACCACCTCCCCCAATGCCTATCACAATCGTATCATCACCTCCTCCAATGGcaacaccaccaccaccaccacctccTTCTCTGTCTGGAATGTGTGGTCCACCTCCGCCTCCAATGCCGGATGCATGCGGACCTCCACCCCCTCCTATGCCCGGCATGGGTGCTCCACCTCCACCTCCTCCTTTGCCAGGTATGGCTGGCCCTCCACCTCCTCCTATGCCCGGCATGAGTGgccctcctcctcctcctatGCCCAGTATGAATGGTCCTCCACCTCCTCCTATGCCCGGCATGGGTGGTCCTCCACCACCTCCCATGCCCGGTATGAGTGGCCCCCCACCTCCTCCTATGCCTGGAATGGGAGGTCCGCCTCCCCCGCCGATACCTGGAATGCCGCCACCACCTCCAATGATGGGCGGAGGTCCGCCACCTCCGCCCCCACCTTTGGGAGGACCTACTCCTCTGCCTGCGCCGCCAGCTGGAGGATGGAACCCGCAGAAAGCAG TGGCTCCAACGTTTCCGGTACCCTTAG CTTTAAGAAAAACCCCGATCAACCCCTCAGTACCAATGAAACCGTTGTACTGGACCAGAATCGTGGCTCAAAATACTGCTGCAGAAGAACCGTCGTCAGCTCTGTGGACCCAAATCGACGAACTGCCTCTCGAAGACCTCCACGAATTTACGGATTTATTTTCACGTCAAGTGATCGTCAGGACGCCCACTGTTAAGAAAGAAGTGAAGAAGACCAAGGTGGAAGCGGTCAAACTGCTGGACAGCAAACGGTCCCAAAATGTTGGAATCCTGGCACAAAGTCTGCACGTCGATTTCCAGGAGATCGAAAACGCAGTCTACAACTTTGACACGTCCATCGTTAGTCTGGAGGCgttacaacaaatttatgaaGTG CGTGCCAACTCGGAGGAACTTTCGATGATCAAAGATCATTTGGCCACAAAGCCGGAGATTCCCTTAGACAAGCCGGAGCAATTCCTCTACGAGCTCTcggaaatatcaaatttcgcCGAAAGGATTTCATGTCTGATGTTCCAGGTGGAATTTGAAGATTCAATAAGCACCATTAGTCACACGTTGACGAATCTGCGAACAGCCTGCGAG tATTTAGTAAAGAGCAAAGAACTAAAAGAAGTACTGGCGATAATCCTAACCCTGGGTAACTATATGAACGGAGGCAACATGACCAGAGGTCAAGCGGATGGTTTCGGACTGGAGATTCTTCCCAAAATCAGGGACGTGAAATCGAACAAAGACTCCAAAGTAACTTTATTGCACTATGTGATCagaatctatttaaaaaaaatcgaaacTCCGTTTGAACCTAACCTGTCCCTGCCGGTACCGGAACCCGGTGATATTAGAAGGGCTGCGTCCGTTAATTTTGACGAATTAAAGCAGGACCTGCACAAGttacaaaaacaattgaaag ATTGTGAAAGATGTACGGAAAAGGTAATACAAGCTTCCACGGAGGAGAACCTGCAACCCTTCAAAGATAAAATGACAAACTTCCTGGAGAACTCGAAGAAACATTTAGCGGCGGAGTTCGAAAACTTGGAAGATTGTCAACAAGAGTtcattaaaacaatgaaattctatttatttaagccTAAAACTGGAACGCTGGAATCGTATCCACCCAATTCCTTCTTTGAGTTATGGTTGCCGTTTTGTGTTGACttcaaagatatttttaagaatgaaCTTATTCGTTTAGAAAAGGAAAG AattcaagaaataaaaaagaaggaAAACGAAAGATTATcggaaataaaaacaatcaaaGAAAGGGAGAATGGTTTAAAGGCAAAAATCAAGCGATATCAAGCCAaacaaaagattaattaa
- the LOC109600318 gene encoding formin-2-like isoform X4 produces MAFAPFRSLMGTLDYYVRGQPEYKRHMSVPAEPCKSVSTDTPVLKKLAPLTLSKAELESKVSKPKFVPEKLDFQLYEKFEGHQLVNWYLSEVNDKAYLNEFLSGSDLKILAVQFCTHLLAAGVLRQIPDKNVEISNIFKPDCMYYWTHAETPVSMPQTPGRLSMVSWPPTSDSDVFISPTGQSELLDHLEFRAASELKGTVRDVEFLALEEEVKRLNQELDKYRTLVEIQALTDNARKDFASPVEEAKTICDTKGKINEATKEDRADGVGVNVEVQTIVQMKSVEVQTVEEETSRRDVDVQTDIKQCKDVGSMIDNNEGDSAQDKTKITNSETIPSPTLPTIAPPPPPMPITIVSSPPPMATPPPPPPPSLSGMCGPPPPPMPDACGPPPPPMPGMGAPPPPPPLPGMAGPPPPPMPGMSGPPPPPMPSMNGPPPPPMPGMGGPPPPPMPGMSGPPPPPMPGMGGPPPPPIPGMPPPPPMMGGGPPPPPPPLGGPTPLPAPPAGGWNPQKAVAPTFPVPLALRKTPINPSVPMKPLYWTRIVAQNTAAEEPSSALWTQIDELPLEDLHEFTDLFSRQVIVRTPTVKKEVKKTKVEAVKLLDSKRSQNVGILAQSLHVDFQEIENAVYNFDTSIVSLEALQQIYEVRANSEELSMIKDHLATKPEIPLDKPEQFLYELSEISNFAERISCLMFQVEFEDSISTISHTLTNLRTACEYLVKSKELKEVLAIILTLGNYMNGGNMTRGQADGFGLEILPKIRDVKSNKDSKVTLLHYVIRIYLKKIETPFEPNLSLPVPEPGDIRRAASVNFDELKQDLHKLQKQLKDCERCTEKVIQASTEENLQPFKDKMTNFLENSKKHLAAEFENLEDCQQEFIKTMKFYLFKPKTGTLESYPPNSFFELWLPFCVDFKDIFKNELIRLEKERIQEIKKKENERLSEIKTIKERENGLKAKIKRYQAKQKIN; encoded by the exons GACAACCGGAGTACAAGAGACACATGTCAGTGCCTGCGGAGCCCTGCAAGTCAGTATCGACGGACACCCCCGTGTTGAAGAAACTCGCACCCCTCACACTAAGCAAAGCGGAGTTGGAATCGAAAGTTTCCAAGCCGAAGTTTGTGCCGGAGAAGTTGGACTTTCAGTTATACGAAAAGTTCGAAG GTCATCAGTTGGTGAATTGGTATCTTTCTGAGGTGAACGACAAAGCCTACCTCAATGAGTTCCTGAGCGGTTCCGACTTAAAGATTCTGGCTGTCCAATTCTGCACGCACCTCCTGGCGGCGGGTGTCCTCCGACAGATTCCAGACAAGAACGTCGAAATATCGAATATATTCAAG CCAGATTGTATGTACTACTGGACCCATGCGGAGACGCCGGTTTCGATGCCCCAAACACCAGGTCGCCTCAGCATGGTCTCGTGGCCACCCACCTCCGACTCGGATGTATTCATCTCACCGACGGGCCAATCGGAATTGCTCGACCATCTCGAATTTCGGGCGGCGTCGGAGCTCAAGGGCACAGTCCGCGACGTCGAATTCTTAGCTCTTGAGGAGGAGGTGAAGCGCCTCAACCAGGAGCTGGACAAGTACCGCACCTTGGTCGAAATCCAGGCACTGACCGACAATGCCAGGAAGGATTTCGCGTCTCCTGTTGAGGAGGCGAAAACGATCTGTGATACTAAAGGTAAGATTAATGAAGCGACCAAAGAAGACAGAGCTGATGGTGTTGGAGTGAACGTCGAAGTGCAAACCATCGTTCAGATGAAATCTGTTGAAGTACAAACAGTTGAAGAGGAAACGAGTCGTAGAGATGTTGATGTACAAACAGACATAAAACAATGTAAAGACGTGGGATCAATGATAGACAATAATGAAGGCGATTCTGCCCAAGACAAAACGAAAATTACCAATTCTGAGACAATTCCTTCTCCTACACTTCCAACAATCGCACCACCACCTCCCCCAATGCCTATCACAATCGTATCATCACCTCCTCCAATGGcaacaccaccaccaccaccacctccTTCTCTGTCTGGAATGTGTGGTCCACCTCCGCCTCCAATGCCGGATGCATGCGGACCTCCACCCCCTCCTATGCCCGGCATGGGTGCTCCACCTCCACCTCCTCCTTTGCCAGGTATGGCTGGCCCTCCACCTCCTCCTATGCCCGGCATGAGTGgccctcctcctcctcctatGCCCAGTATGAATGGTCCTCCACCTCCTCCTATGCCCGGCATGGGTGGTCCTCCACCACCTCCCATGCCCGGTATGAGTGGCCCCCCACCTCCTCCTATGCCTGGAATGGGAGGTCCGCCTCCCCCGCCGATACCTGGAATGCCGCCACCACCTCCAATGATGGGCGGAGGTCCGCCACCTCCGCCCCCACCTTTGGGAGGACCTACTCCTCTGCCTGCGCCGCCAGCTGGAGGATGGAACCCGCAGAAAGCAG TGGCTCCAACGTTTCCGGTACCCTTAG CTTTAAGAAAAACCCCGATCAACCCCTCAGTACCAATGAAACCGTTGTACTGGACCAGAATCGTGGCTCAAAATACTGCTGCAGAAGAACCGTCGTCAGCTCTGTGGACCCAAATCGACGAACTGCCTCTCGAAGACCTCCACGAATTTACGGATTTATTTTCACGTCAAGTGATCGTCAGGACGCCCACTGTTAAGAAAGAAGTGAAGAAGACCAAGGTGGAAGCGGTCAAACTGCTGGACAGCAAACGGTCCCAAAATGTTGGAATCCTGGCACAAAGTCTGCACGTCGATTTCCAGGAGATCGAAAACGCAGTCTACAACTTTGACACGTCCATCGTTAGTCTGGAGGCgttacaacaaatttatgaaGTG CGTGCCAACTCGGAGGAACTTTCGATGATCAAAGATCATTTGGCCACAAAGCCGGAGATTCCCTTAGACAAGCCGGAGCAATTCCTCTACGAGCTCTcggaaatatcaaatttcgcCGAAAGGATTTCATGTCTGATGTTCCAGGTGGAATTTGAAGATTCAATAAGCACCATTAGTCACACGTTGACGAATCTGCGAACAGCCTGCGAG tATTTAGTAAAGAGCAAAGAACTAAAAGAAGTACTGGCGATAATCCTAACCCTGGGTAACTATATGAACGGAGGCAACATGACCAGAGGTCAAGCGGATGGTTTCGGACTGGAGATTCTTCCCAAAATCAGGGACGTGAAATCGAACAAAGACTCCAAAGTAACTTTATTGCACTATGTGATCagaatctatttaaaaaaaatcgaaacTCCGTTTGAACCTAACCTGTCCCTGCCGGTACCGGAACCCGGTGATATTAGAAGGGCTGCGTCCGTTAATTTTGACGAATTAAAGCAGGACCTGCACAAGttacaaaaacaattgaaag ATTGTGAAAGATGTACGGAAAAGGTAATACAAGCTTCCACGGAGGAGAACCTGCAACCCTTCAAAGATAAAATGACAAACTTCCTGGAGAACTCGAAGAAACATTTAGCGGCGGAGTTCGAAAACTTGGAAGATTGTCAACAAGAGTtcattaaaacaatgaaattctatttatttaagccTAAAACTGGAACGCTGGAATCGTATCCACCCAATTCCTTCTTTGAGTTATGGTTGCCGTTTTGTGTTGACttcaaagatatttttaagaatgaaCTTATTCGTTTAGAAAAGGAAAG AattcaagaaataaaaaagaaggaAAACGAAAGATTATcggaaataaaaacaatcaaaGAAAGGGAGAATGGTTTAAAGGCAAAAATCAAGCGATATCAAGCCAaacaaaagattaattaa